The nucleotide window TTTTCTTTTGTGCCGCTCAGCTCCAGAACGAGGAGCCCTTCGCGTCTGGGCAGGATTCTGGCCTTCAGGATATTCAACATCAGATCGTACCGCTTCACCAACTCGTAGATAATCGGTCTCTCCGAAGATTCCGCAGGGTAGTGGATAACCACCTTTTTTGAGTGCATTTTTCTTATGATCTCCTTATTTCCAAAAGATTGTCCCATTCTATTGCCGGGAATGTCGCAAGCAGGCTGTGGTCGTCTTTGACGAGGCGATAATCGAGATTCCGAAAAATAGACTGCGCGACCTCGCAAGTAGGTTCCGGAAGAACGACGGTGTCTTCGCTTCCCTGGTAGAGTGTGACTGGCATCTGAAGTGGCTCGCGGCAGCGGGCGTGGAAGTCTGCATAGGCGAGGGCCGGGGCGAGCAGCACGAGACGCCGGACGCGCTTTTCGTTCTCACAGGCGAAAATTGCCGCCATGAGACCGCCGAAACTTGAGCCAACGATGATTATATTGTCTTTACTTCCAATATATTCCGAGAGTTTGCTCATCCTTTCATTTAACGTTCCCTGGTAGTCACCGACCATCATCTCGGGGTATCTTTTTCTGAAGTATCTTCCCTTTGTTCCCTGGCTGCTGCTGTCCAACCCGTGGATAAATACGTGTGTAATATCGTCCATTCCCACACTCCCGTTTTATAGATTTCTTCTTGGGGCGCAGGTAGGCTGAAATCGAAGATTAATGTTCATAAATCGAAGATTAATGTTCATAAAGCGTCCGCCTACCCCGTTTTTTTAAAAAATTCTGCAAGAATTATTGCTTTCCTTATCCCGGTATGTTAAAAATTTGCAAGCAAAATGAATGAAACGGCAGCCGTTTTTGTTATAAAATGCCATACTTCTCAATAATTGACGCGCCGTTCGGAAAGAAGGGAGAGGAAGATGTCGATAGTGGTGCCGTTCAGGGCGCTGCGGCCGCGGGGTGAGTTTGTCGGCGCAGTCGCCGCGCTTCCCTATGATGTTATGAGTGTGGAGGAGGCGCGGCAGCAGATAAAAAAAAATCCGCTCAGTTTCCTGCGGGTGGAGAAGGCCGAATGCGATTTTCCCGGTGAAGAGGAGACTGCTGAACAGATTGTCTGTCAAAGAGCCAAGGATAATCTGGAAAGGATGATTAAAGAGGGCATCCTTGGTCAGGATGAATCTGCCTCGTTTTATCTCTATCGGCAGCAAATGGGTGGGCATGTGCAAACGGGTGTCGTGGCCTGTGTCAGCGTTGATGAATACAGAAAAGGCCGGATAAAAGCCCATGAGCTTACCCTGGAAGCCAAGGAAAGGGGACGGACGCTGCATATCGACAGCATTGGGGCGCAGACCGGGCCGGTATTTCTTACCTATCGGGGCCAGGAACAGATAGACAGTTTGCTGGCGAAAGTGGCAAAACAGGTTCCCGAGTATGATTTTACGGCGGACGACGGAATTCGTCACACTGCGTGGATAATTGGCGAGCTTGCGGATATAAAGGCGCTTCAAAAGGCCTTTTTGCCGGTTGAGTACCTTTACATAGCCGATGGCCACCACCGCGCCGCCGCCGCCGTCCGGGTAGCCGGTCTGCGGGCGGAACTTTCGTCCGGGAAATCGAAGATTAATGTTCATAAATCGAAGATTAATGTTCATAAAGCGGAGCTTAGTGTTCATAAAAAGGCGGTCAGCGAGCATGATTTTATGCTGGCGGTACTGTTTCCCAGCGACCAGTTGCGGATCATGGATTACAACCGTGCCGTCAGGGATTTAAACGGCCTTGCCAGGGACGAGTTTTTGGAAGAGATAGCGGATAAATTTCTTATAGCGAAAGACTTTCCGGAGAAAGCGGAGCTTAATGTTCATAAATCGAAGATTAGTGTTCATAAATTGCCCCGGCGGCCCCATGACTTCGGCATGTATCTGCAGGGAAAATGGTATCTTCTGTCGGCCCGTGAAAAGGCGCTGCCAAAGGCAAAACAGGCCGCCGCGCTTGATGTTTCCGTTTTGCAGGATAACATCCTGGGGCCGGTTCTCGGGATCGAGAACCCGCGCACGGATAAGCGAATTGCCTTCATTGGAGGGGCACGCGGTGCAGCCGGTCTGGAGAGCATTGTTGACAGGGATGGTTTTGCCGTCGCCTTTTCCCTTTTTCCGCCGACAGTTGAGCAGATGATGGCCGTGGCTGATGCAGGGATGGTCATGCCGCCCAAATCCACCTGGTTTGAGCCGAAGCTGCGGAGCGGCTTGTTCGTCCATCTTATCGATTAGCTATGAGTGGCAATTTTTTGCAGCGGGAAGGGGAGAAGATCGATCGGATCCTCGCCGGCCGGCTCCGGATCATTCAGAAGGAGAGGGGTTATCGCTTTTCGATAGATGCCCTTTTGCTTGCCCATTTCGTCAATTTAAATGCCGGCGATGACCTTATTGAGCTGGGAACGGGAAGTGGGATTGTTGCGCTTATCCTGGCGCAACACCCTGGCCTCGGGCGTGTTTTGGGGATCGAGATTCAGGAACAGCTTGTTGCCATTGCCCGAAGCAATGTTTCCCTGAACGGCCTGACCGACAGGGTTGAAATCAGGCAGGCAGACGTCCGCTTTCCGGAATCCCTTTGTCGGCCGCAAGCCTTTTCCGTCGCGGTATTCAACCCCCCTTACCGGCGGATGCGCTCGGGCAGGCTCAATCCCGATGCGGAGAAGGCCGCCGCCCGCCACGAAGTCTTCGGAACGGTGAAGGATTTTATCGCCGCTGCCGCTTACGCCCTGCGGCCGGGCGGACGGATGTTTGCAATTTATCCCGCGACCAGAATGGTGGAGTTGATCGCACGGATGCGATCATTCCGGATCGAGCCCCGGCGGCTGCGACTTGTCTATTCCCGAACCGGCGTGGCGGCTGTTTTTGTTCTCGTGGAGGGAACAAAGGGGGGCGGTGAGAGCCTGGACGTTCTGCCGCCGCTTCTCATTTACGAGGCAAAGGGGGAATATACAGCCGCAATGAACGATAT belongs to Syntrophales bacterium and includes:
- a CDS encoding alpha/beta fold hydrolase translates to MDDITHVFIHGLDSSSQGTKGRYFRKRYPEMMVGDYQGTLNERMSKLSEYIGSKDNIIIVGSSFGGLMAAIFACENEKRVRRLVLLAPALAYADFHARCREPLQMPVTLYQGSEDTVVLPEPTCEVAQSIFRNLDYRLVKDDHSLLATFPAIEWDNLLEIRRS
- a CDS encoding DUF1015 family protein, producing the protein MSIVVPFRALRPRGEFVGAVAALPYDVMSVEEARQQIKKNPLSFLRVEKAECDFPGEEETAEQIVCQRAKDNLERMIKEGILGQDESASFYLYRQQMGGHVQTGVVACVSVDEYRKGRIKAHELTLEAKERGRTLHIDSIGAQTGPVFLTYRGQEQIDSLLAKVAKQVPEYDFTADDGIRHTAWIIGELADIKALQKAFLPVEYLYIADGHHRAAAAVRVAGLRAELSSGKSKINVHKSKINVHKAELSVHKKAVSEHDFMLAVLFPSDQLRIMDYNRAVRDLNGLARDEFLEEIADKFLIAKDFPEKAELNVHKSKISVHKLPRRPHDFGMYLQGKWYLLSAREKALPKAKQAAALDVSVLQDNILGPVLGIENPRTDKRIAFIGGARGAAGLESIVDRDGFAVAFSLFPPTVEQMMAVADAGMVMPPKSTWFEPKLRSGLFVHLID
- a CDS encoding methyltransferase, whose protein sequence is MSGNFLQREGEKIDRILAGRLRIIQKERGYRFSIDALLLAHFVNLNAGDDLIELGTGSGIVALILAQHPGLGRVLGIEIQEQLVAIARSNVSLNGLTDRVEIRQADVRFPESLCRPQAFSVAVFNPPYRRMRSGRLNPDAEKAAARHEVFGTVKDFIAAAAYALRPGGRMFAIYPATRMVELIARMRSFRIEPRRLRLVYSRTGVAAVFVLVEGTKGGGESLDVLPPLLIYEAKGEYTAAMNDIFKDLAAFESPGAG